The following are from one region of the Bacillus methanolicus MGA3 genome:
- the spoIIIAD gene encoding stage III sporulation protein AD yields the protein MEIIQIAGIALISTFLALIVKEQKPNFAFLLIVFVGCTIFLFLVDQIYEIIHMIEKIAVNANVNLIYVETILKIIGIAYIAEFATQITKDAGQGAIASKIELAGKILILAMAIPILTVLIETIIQMVPN from the coding sequence ATTGAAATCATCCAAATAGCAGGAATAGCGCTTATTTCTACTTTCCTTGCTCTGATCGTTAAAGAACAGAAGCCGAACTTTGCTTTCTTATTAATTGTTTTTGTTGGCTGCACGATCTTTTTATTTCTGGTCGACCAAATTTATGAAATTATCCATATGATTGAAAAAATTGCTGTTAATGCGAATGTCAATCTTATCTATGTTGAAACAATCTTGAAGATCATTGGAATTGCATATATTGCCGAATTTGCCACACAGATTACGAAGGATGCAGGACAGGGCGCCATTGCTTCAAAAATTGAGCTTGCCGGAAAAATTCTCATTTTGGCAATGGCGATTCCGATTTTAACGGTTTTGA
- the spoIIIAC gene encoding stage III sporulation protein AC: MGLEVDVIFKIAGVGIVVAFLHTILDQVGKKEYAQWVTLFGFIYILFMVASIVDDLFQKIKSVFLFQG; the protein is encoded by the coding sequence ATGGGTTTAGAGGTGGATGTAATATTTAAAATTGCTGGTGTTGGAATTGTCGTTGCTTTTTTGCATACAATTCTCGATCAGGTTGGAAAGAAAGAATATGCCCAATGGGTTACACTATTTGGTTTTATTTATATTTTGTTCATGGTTGCATCGATCGTTGATGATCTTTTTCAAAAGATTAAATCAGTGTTTCTATTCCAAGGGTAA
- the spoIIIAB gene encoding stage III sporulation protein SpoIIIAB, whose translation MMKIIGALLIIVATTWTGFEASRHLSERPRQLRQLKSALQSLEAEIMFGHTPLHEASRRLAAQLSKPLSWFFESFAKRLTNSETTVKDAWEESMAEIWKFTAFKHGEYEIMKQFGETLGRHDRMSQQKQIMLTLSHLEREEGDARDKQAKYEKMVKSLGFLSGLLLIILLM comes from the coding sequence ATGATGAAGATAATCGGGGCTTTATTGATTATTGTCGCCACCACTTGGACCGGTTTTGAAGCATCAAGGCATTTAAGTGAAAGACCAAGGCAGCTGAGGCAATTAAAATCAGCTCTTCAGTCATTGGAAGCGGAAATCATGTTCGGGCATACACCGCTTCACGAAGCATCAAGGAGGTTGGCTGCACAACTCTCTAAGCCTTTATCATGGTTTTTCGAATCCTTTGCTAAACGGTTAACAAATTCAGAAACAACGGTAAAAGATGCATGGGAAGAAAGCATGGCGGAAATATGGAAATTTACAGCTTTTAAACATGGCGAATATGAAATTATGAAACAGTTTGGAGAAACGCTTGGCCGCCATGACCGAATGTCCCAGCAAAAACAAATCATGTTGACTCTTTCTCATTTGGAACGGGAAGAAGGAGATGCCAGGGATAAACAGGCAAAATACGAAAAAATGGTGAAAAGTCTCGGATTTTTGTCCGGATTATTGTTAATCATCTTGCTTATGTAA
- the spoIIIAA gene encoding stage III sporulation protein AA: protein MKTVVPFLPKSIAERLEQIPSFQQNEIEEIRVRINRPLEVTMKGSPLFLPYTVQPEDALHLLNKISGYSIYTLEEELKRGYITISGGHRVGLAGKVILENSQVKAIRDISSFNIRIARERIGIADPLVPFLFDNGWLHTMIIGPPQTGKTTLLRDIARIISTGNDALGLSASKVGIVDERSEIAGCVKGIPQLTFGNRIDVLDACPKAEGMMMMIRSMSPDVLVVDEIGREEDALAIMEAVNAGIKLIMTTHGSSLLEIRKRPSLKKILEQRIFQRFIELSRKDGPGTVTYIKDGSGEQITSKVRVT, encoded by the coding sequence TTGAAAACTGTTGTCCCCTTTTTGCCAAAATCAATTGCAGAAAGACTCGAACAAATCCCTTCTTTTCAACAAAATGAAATAGAAGAAATCCGCGTCCGCATTAACAGGCCTTTAGAAGTAACAATGAAAGGAAGTCCCCTGTTTTTGCCATATACTGTTCAGCCGGAAGATGCGCTTCACCTTTTAAATAAAATTAGCGGTTATTCCATTTACACGCTTGAAGAAGAATTGAAACGGGGATATATCACAATCTCTGGCGGACACCGGGTCGGCCTTGCCGGAAAAGTCATTCTCGAGAATAGCCAGGTGAAAGCAATTAGGGATATTTCGTCCTTTAATATCCGAATTGCACGGGAAAGAATTGGAATTGCGGATCCCCTCGTTCCTTTCTTATTTGATAATGGTTGGCTCCATACAATGATTATCGGGCCTCCGCAAACAGGAAAAACGACACTTCTTCGTGATATTGCCAGAATCATTTCAACCGGTAATGATGCCCTTGGGTTAAGTGCATCTAAAGTTGGAATTGTGGATGAACGTTCAGAAATCGCCGGATGTGTAAAAGGCATTCCACAGCTTACATTCGGAAACAGAATAGATGTTCTTGATGCCTGTCCAAAAGCTGAAGGAATGATGATGATGATCCGTTCGATGAGCCCAGATGTCCTGGTTGTTGATGAAATCGGGCGGGAGGAAGATGCTTTAGCCATTATGGAAGCTGTTAATGCAGGGATAAAACTAATCATGACTACACATGGCAGTTCCCTGCTGGAAATAAGAAAGCGCCCTTCCTTAAAAAAAATTCTTGAACAGCGGATTTTTCAGCGGTTTATTGAATTAAGCCGTAAAGATGGTCCAGGAACTGTGACTTATATAAAAGACGGAAGCGGTGAACAGATTACTTCAAAAGTGAGAGTGACCTAG
- a CDS encoding SIMPL domain-containing protein, with translation MHDHQPIYRGKGYRNDKNILKVSGEGSISARPDTAIVILGTITELQNLAKAQAENAEAISHVIESVLKMGIPRENIQTFDYRAEPQYRYEDGKQIFIGYKVTHLLKITIDRVDQTGRLVDSAVRNGSNTVNNIDFSVSNPLLYYNKALAVAVQNTMIKAQTIAGSLGVTLIKTPRQVIEESQAPKPIPFLSTAMVKGISTIPIETGKLTISAVVRAEYQYYY, from the coding sequence GTGCATGATCATCAGCCTATTTATCGGGGAAAAGGCTATCGGAATGATAAAAACATTTTGAAGGTTAGTGGAGAAGGAAGTATTTCTGCCCGCCCTGACACCGCAATTGTCATTCTCGGAACAATAACAGAACTGCAAAATTTAGCAAAAGCTCAAGCAGAAAATGCAGAAGCTATTTCCCACGTGATCGAATCGGTTCTGAAAATGGGAATACCGAGAGAAAATATTCAAACATTTGACTACAGAGCTGAACCACAATACCGTTATGAAGACGGAAAACAAATTTTTATAGGCTACAAAGTTACCCATTTATTAAAAATTACGATTGACCGAGTAGATCAAACTGGAAGGCTAGTGGATAGTGCAGTGAGAAACGGGTCTAACACGGTGAATAACATTGATTTTTCGGTATCAAATCCATTACTTTACTATAATAAGGCACTAGCAGTTGCGGTACAAAACACCATGATAAAAGCACAAACAATTGCCGGCTCACTAGGAGTAACCCTTATCAAAACTCCTAGGCAAGTGATTGAGGAAAGCCAAGCGCCAAAACCTATTCCCTTTTTATCAACAGCTATGGTAAAAGGTATATCAACGATACCTATTGAAACAGGCAAATTAACAATCTCCGCTGTTGTCCGTGCTGAATATCAATACTATTATTAA
- the efp gene encoding elongation factor P — MISVNDFRTGLTIEVDGGIWRVLEFQHVKPGKGAAFVRSKLRNLRTGAIQEKTFRAGEKVERAQIDNRKMQYLYANGDQHVFMDNETYEQIELPASTIQHELKFLKENMEVYIMMFQGETLGIELPNTVELEVIATEPGIKGDTASGGSKPATLETGLVVQVPFFVNQGDRLIINTADGTYVSRA; from the coding sequence ATGATTTCTGTTAACGATTTTCGTACAGGATTAACAATTGAAGTAGATGGTGGAATTTGGCGTGTTCTTGAATTCCAACACGTAAAACCGGGGAAAGGCGCTGCATTTGTACGTTCAAAGCTTCGCAATCTTCGAACTGGTGCGATTCAGGAAAAAACATTCCGTGCTGGTGAAAAAGTTGAGCGAGCACAAATTGACAACCGTAAAATGCAATACCTCTATGCAAATGGCGACCAGCATGTGTTCATGGATAACGAAACTTATGAGCAAATTGAATTGCCTGCTTCTACAATTCAGCATGAATTAAAGTTCTTGAAAGAAAATATGGAAGTATACATTATGATGTTCCAGGGAGAGACACTTGGAATTGAATTGCCAAACACAGTTGAGCTTGAAGTAATAGCAACAGAGCCTGGCATTAAAGGTGATACAGCTTCAGGTGGTTCAAAACCTGCAACTCTTGAAACAGGTTTAGTTGTTCAAGTTCCTTTCTTTGTGAACCAAGGTGACCGTCTTATCATTAACACAGCGGATGGCACATATGTTTCTCGTGCATAG
- the pepQ gene encoding Xaa-Pro dipeptidase — protein MEKIKKLRSAIEKLGIDGILITNSYNRRYMTNFTGSAGVVLISTENAQFITDFRYIEQATKQCEGYEIVQHKGSLPDEVAKQVKKLGIKKLGFEQDHLSYSSFKAYEKAIGAELVPVSGVVEKLRLIKTESEIKILKEAADIADAAFKHILEFIRPGVTELEVSNELEFFMRKAGAISSSFDIIVASGYRSALPHGVASDKIIETGDFVTLDFGAYYKGYVSDITRTVAVGKPDDKLKEIYGIVLEAQLRGLAGIKPGMTGKEADALTRNFIAQKGYGENFGHSTGHGIGLEVHEGPALSIKSDTVLEPGMVVTVEPGIYIPGLGGVRIEDDTLITKDHNETLNHSTKELIIL, from the coding sequence ATGGAGAAAATTAAAAAGTTACGCTCGGCCATTGAAAAGCTTGGAATTGATGGAATACTCATTACAAATTCATATAACCGCAGGTATATGACGAATTTTACAGGGAGTGCCGGCGTTGTATTAATCAGTACAGAAAATGCACAATTTATTACAGATTTCCGTTATATTGAACAGGCAACAAAACAATGTGAAGGCTATGAGATTGTTCAACATAAAGGGTCACTTCCAGACGAAGTGGCAAAACAAGTGAAGAAACTGGGGATTAAAAAACTTGGATTCGAACAGGATCATTTATCATATTCATCATTTAAAGCATATGAAAAAGCCATTGGAGCGGAACTTGTGCCAGTTTCAGGCGTTGTTGAAAAGTTGCGCTTGATTAAGACGGAATCAGAGATTAAGATATTAAAGGAAGCAGCGGACATTGCTGATGCCGCTTTTAAGCATATTTTAGAGTTTATTCGTCCAGGGGTTACTGAATTGGAGGTTTCGAATGAACTCGAGTTCTTTATGAGAAAAGCCGGCGCAATATCATCATCCTTTGATATCATCGTCGCATCGGGTTACCGTTCTGCACTGCCTCATGGGGTGGCTAGTGATAAGATTATTGAAACCGGTGATTTTGTTACGCTTGACTTTGGAGCATATTATAAAGGATATGTTTCTGATATCACCCGGACTGTCGCTGTCGGAAAACCTGATGATAAACTGAAAGAAATTTACGGTATAGTTTTAGAGGCCCAATTACGGGGATTGGCAGGAATAAAGCCTGGTATGACCGGAAAAGAAGCAGATGCTTTAACAAGAAACTTTATTGCCCAAAAAGGTTATGGAGAAAACTTTGGGCATTCGACAGGTCATGGCATAGGGTTGGAAGTTCATGAAGGCCCTGCATTATCCATCAAGTCCGATACTGTATTGGAACCGGGAATGGTCGTAACAGTAGAACCGGGAATTTACATCCCTGGCCTAGGCGGCGTTCGCATTGAAGACGACACATTAATAACAAAGGATCATAATGAAACGCTGAATCACTCAACAAAAGAGCTGATTATTCTTTAA
- the aroQ gene encoding type II 3-dehydroquinate dehydratase translates to MKKILLLNGPNLNLLGKREPGIYGEQTLRDLETRMKKIGEQNGVEITCFQSNHEGSLIDRLHQANEENYDGIIFNPGAYTHYSYAIRDAIAGISVPVIEVHISNIHARESFRHVSVTAPVTKGQIVGLGLKGYELAFEALLELAKERRSYGEN, encoded by the coding sequence ATGAAAAAAATTTTGTTGCTAAATGGACCAAATCTAAATTTGCTAGGAAAAAGGGAGCCTGGGATTTACGGAGAACAAACATTGAGAGATCTTGAAACGCGCATGAAGAAAATAGGAGAACAGAATGGGGTGGAAATTACTTGTTTTCAATCGAACCATGAAGGAAGTCTGATCGATCGACTCCATCAAGCGAATGAGGAAAACTATGATGGAATTATTTTTAACCCCGGTGCATATACACATTACAGTTATGCAATTCGTGATGCAATTGCAGGGATATCAGTGCCAGTGATCGAAGTACATATATCTAACATTCATGCGCGTGAGTCGTTTCGTCATGTATCAGTCACAGCACCCGTAACAAAGGGACAGATTGTGGGGTTGGGATTAAAAGGCTATGAATTGGCTTTTGAAGCCCTTTTGGAACTTGCTAAAGAGAGGAGATCATATGGAGAAAATTAA